One Leifsonia shinshuensis DNA window includes the following coding sequences:
- a CDS encoding SulP family inorganic anion transporter produces the protein MPRTRGDRPGLVPIVGQLRSYRRAWLRGDVIAGVTVAALIVPKNLGYAGIAGVPLQNGLYAAAAGAILYAVFGTSRQISMGPSSGLAAVAASAVLAAGIAGEQDVASFVAGITLASGILFLLLAVFRMGWIAQFLSRAVVTGFLFGAAIDVVIGELPKLTGTETSGANPIQELWSWFGTVKDAHGTTVLVGIISLVVVFGLRAIAPRVPGALVLVVGGLLASALFGLEAKGVAVVGEVPRGLPLPQLPSGQLLWDHAGTVALAAVALVMIGFSQTAGDARTFAAKHGYRIDINQESVAQSAANIGAGLFQGMPVSTSLSASSLNDRSGARTGLASLTSGVTVLLTLLILAPLFSILPKAVLGALIIEAVVSGMMDVPEMRRLFRVKKVDFWIALVALLATLVFGVLAGVIIGIGLSLLWLVSVATHPQIPSLGRERGTQVFREVDSNPGDEILPDVAVVRFDGGLFFATADALEDHLRDVIQANPNLTGIVLDCGGVNFIDAQGAATVADVVTLTRDAGVDLRFTRLKPGPRAVLEKDGVIGLIGADHIHGNIHRAVEAEHRAADGRRGDDG, from the coding sequence ATGCCTAGGACTCGGGGTGACCGTCCGGGCCTGGTCCCGATCGTCGGCCAGCTCCGCTCCTACCGGCGCGCGTGGCTGCGCGGTGACGTGATCGCGGGCGTCACCGTCGCCGCGCTCATCGTCCCGAAGAATCTGGGGTACGCCGGAATCGCGGGGGTCCCGTTGCAGAACGGCCTCTACGCGGCGGCGGCCGGCGCGATCCTCTACGCGGTCTTCGGCACCAGCAGGCAGATCTCGATGGGTCCGAGCTCCGGCCTCGCGGCGGTGGCGGCCAGCGCCGTGCTCGCGGCGGGAATCGCCGGGGAGCAGGACGTCGCCTCGTTCGTGGCCGGAATCACTCTCGCCTCGGGCATCCTGTTCCTGCTGCTCGCTGTCTTCCGGATGGGCTGGATCGCGCAGTTCCTCTCGCGGGCCGTGGTCACCGGCTTCCTCTTCGGTGCCGCGATCGACGTCGTGATCGGGGAGCTGCCGAAACTCACGGGGACCGAGACCAGTGGCGCCAACCCGATCCAGGAGCTGTGGTCGTGGTTCGGGACGGTGAAGGACGCGCACGGGACGACGGTGCTGGTCGGGATCATCTCGCTCGTGGTCGTCTTCGGGCTCCGCGCGATCGCCCCGCGGGTCCCCGGCGCGCTGGTGCTCGTGGTGGGCGGCCTCCTGGCTTCGGCGTTGTTCGGCCTCGAGGCGAAGGGCGTCGCGGTGGTGGGGGAGGTGCCGCGGGGCCTGCCGCTGCCGCAACTCCCGAGCGGTCAACTGCTGTGGGACCACGCGGGCACGGTCGCCCTGGCGGCTGTGGCGCTGGTGATGATCGGCTTCTCCCAGACCGCGGGCGACGCGCGCACGTTCGCGGCCAAACACGGCTACCGGATCGACATCAACCAGGAGTCGGTCGCCCAGTCGGCCGCGAACATCGGAGCCGGGCTCTTCCAGGGGATGCCCGTCTCCACGAGTCTGTCGGCTAGCTCGCTGAACGACCGCTCCGGCGCCCGGACCGGGCTGGCCTCGCTCACCTCGGGCGTCACGGTGCTGCTCACCTTGCTGATCCTGGCGCCGCTGTTCTCGATCCTCCCCAAGGCGGTCCTCGGAGCGCTGATCATCGAAGCCGTGGTCAGCGGCATGATGGACGTCCCGGAGATGCGGAGGCTCTTCCGGGTCAAGAAGGTCGACTTCTGGATCGCGCTCGTCGCCCTCCTCGCCACGCTGGTCTTCGGTGTGCTCGCCGGCGTGATCATCGGGATCGGGCTTTCCCTGCTGTGGCTGGTCTCCGTGGCCACCCATCCGCAGATACCGTCCCTGGGGCGTGAACGGGGCACCCAGGTGTTCCGGGAGGTCGACAGCAACCCCGGCGATGAGATCCTCCCCGACGTGGCGGTGGTCCGGTTCGACGGCGGCCTGTTCTTCGCCACAGCGGACGCTCTGGAGGACCACCTGCGCGACGTCATCCAGGCCAACCCGAACCTGACCGGGATCGTCCTCGACTGCGGCGGCGTCAACTTCATCGACGCCCAAGGCGCGGCCACCGTGGCCGACGTCGTCACTCTGACCCGGGACGCCGGCGTCGACCTCCGATTCACCCGGCTCAAGCCCGGGCCGCGGGCGGTCCTGGAGAAGGACGGGGTCATCGGACTCATCGGGGCCGACCACATCCACGGCAATATCCACCGAGCCGTGGAGGCGGAACACCGCGCCGCCGACGGGCGACGCGGCGACGACGGGTGA